Proteins from a genomic interval of Vanacampus margaritifer isolate UIUO_Vmar chromosome 4, RoL_Vmar_1.0, whole genome shotgun sequence:
- the LOC144050775 gene encoding receptor for retinol uptake stra6-like — protein MMNNSKDEFEPIEYSYYDYSDWYSNNPEPTKPPKEVILPCDPTANDAIFHICILSISLVIMLILAALSRRNKLCQGFTRGSSSILSPSNFLDQTQKKGVAMAVFGLLFSKLATLVIAPDPLPFSKDTPAEIKEFMKITAIFYYPVLYYPLMVCSTLQHKAGYVFGTLLSVSHFAVQLWQKLDCPKTPELYKFYSLLASLPQLACLVYLCVQFPLLFFRGTKSEEDLDSSYYSDYVKCLLKKKKPSAISSSTSGKSTLMERLLEVPKNYIYIPEKVFHFPLKLAVSVFVALVAIYHTALLLVVLVVPTLHIVRAGIDENIAFLLLGFGIILSDDRMEVVKIVTFYTWLLEVCYLCAMTLSCVVSLVMLMRTMVLHRLNLRGLYKGEVYNLYNSQKSLRPSKSGVVCWMGLTGYQAAIVCLGMVIQTVVFFICFLFLVFLVIIPIFHRRNLMVFEIAGKAWPAWVTVILITLLQHVAAKFAFVKKDAGTRDLNNRESLFLLTYLLFLINVVVGLIVAIWRMVIAALYNIVHLGRVDISLLHRTAEAYDPAYHYYTHFLKVEVSQTHPVMKAFCGLLLDILREGGRAGQKIRDAEEGIQESSRSRSSSSRRIRSRWQLVYTLVNNPSLLGSRKHFQTTQSLESIVNGSQKRSKQTSSKREASKATSAEPAPSSENQDKTD, from the exons ATGATGAACAACAGCAAGGATGAATTTGAACCTATTGAATATTCCTACTATGATTACTCTGACTGGTACTCCAATAACCCGGAGCCTACAAAGCCTCCCAAAGA AGTCATTTTACCGTGTGACCCAACAGCGAATGATGCAATATTTCACATATGCATACTCTCTATATCG CTGGTGATTATGCTCATTCTGGCAGCTCTAAGCAGGAGAAATAAACTCTGCCAAGGATTTACAAGAGGATCCTCCAGCATCTTAAG TCCCAGCAACTTCCTGGATCAGACACAGAAGAAAGGTGTGGCGATGGCTGTGTTTGGACTGCTGTTCAGCAAGCTGGCCACGTTGGTGATCGCACCTGATCCACTGCCTTTCTCCAAAGACACTCCAGCTGAAATCAAAG AGTTCATGAAGATAACGGCCATCTTCTACTATCCAGTTCTCTACTACCCTCTGATGGTTTGTAGCACTCTGCAGCACAAGGCCGGTTATGTATTTGGAACTCTGCTCTCCGTCAGCCATTTTGCTGTGCAACTGTGGCAGAAGTTGGACTGCCCAAAGACTCCGGAG ctgTATAAGTTCTACTCCTTGCTTGCAAGTTTGCCTCAGCTGGCTTGCCTGGTGTATCTTTGCGTCCAGTTCCCTTTGCTGTTTTTCAGAGGAACAAAGTCAGAAGAG GATCTCGACAGCTCCTACTACAGCGACTATGTAAAATGCCTtctcaaaaagaagaagccatcaGCAATTAG TTCCTCCACGTCTGGCAAATCAACATTGATGGAGAGACTACTGGAAGTGCCTaagaattatatttatattccgGAAAAGG tGTTTCATTTCCCTCTAAAGCTGGCTGTATCAGTATTTGTGGCTTTGGTGGCGATATACCAT aCAGCCTTGTTGTTAGTTGTATTGGTTGTCCCAACCCTCCATATTGTTCGTGCCGGTATTGATGAGAACATCGCCTTCCTCTTACTGGGATTTGGGATCATCCTCTCCGATGACAGAATGGAGGTTGTCAAAATCGTCACTTTCTACACTTGGCTTCTGGAAG tctgCTACCTCTGCGCAATGACTCTGTCTTGTGTGGTCAGTCTGGTCATGCTCATGAGGACCATGGTGCTTCACAG GTTAAACCTGCGTGGACTGTATAAGGGAGAAGTTTACAACCTCTACAACAGCCAGAAGAGCCTTCGTCCATCGAAATCTGGCGTTGTCTGTTGGATGGGCTTGACTGGATACCAAGCGGCAATCGTCTGTTTGG GTATGGTGATCCAGACGGTGGTGTTTTTCATCTGCTTCTTGTTCCTGGTCTTCCTTGTCATCATCCCCATCTTTCACAGGCGGAACCTAATGGTCTTCGAGATTGCTGGCAAGGCTTG GCCCGCGTGGGTTACGGTCATCCTGATCACTTTGCTACAACATGTCGCTGCTAAGTTTGCCTTTGTCAAAAAAGATGCTGGCACCAGAGATTTAAATAACAG GGAGAGTTTGTTCCTTCTGACATACCTGCTGTTTCTCATCAACGTCGTGGTGGGGCTGATTGTGGCGATCTGGCGAATGGTCATCGCAGCGTTGTACAACATCGTGCATCTCGGCCGCGTCGACATCAGTCTGCTGCACCGCACTGCAGAAGCCTACGACCCAG CGTACCACTACTACACACACTTTCTGAAGGTGGAGGTGAGCCAGACGCACCCGGTGATGAAAGCTTTCTGCGGGTTGCTGCTGGACATACTGCGGGAAGGGGGACGAGCGGGCCAAAAAATACGAGATGCAGAGGAAG GGATCCAGGAGAGTTCTCGGAGCAGGTCGAGCAGCAGTCGTAGGATTCGCTCTCGCTGGCAGTTGGTGTACACGCTGGTCAACAATCCCTCCCTCCTGGGCTCCAGGAAGCACTTCCAGACAACTCAGAGTTTGGAGAGCATCGTAAACGGCAGCCAGAAACGTAGCAAGCAGACAAGCAGCAAGAGGGAAGCCAGCAAGGCGACATCCGCTGAGCCTGCTCCATCCAGCGAGAATCAAGACAAAACTGATTGA
- the LOC144050571 gene encoding immunoglobulin superfamily containing leucine-rich repeat protein 2-like yields MNKRRQDPKMAARVVYLTIVISTFFNALLGCPTVCTCSIKFGYYFAECTYRDLLEIPTGLPGNVNSVSCSANKIRSVPRGIFSNVTQMMSLWMAHNEIVSVEPGSLAPMFLLRNLDMSHNKIVDFPWGDLQNLTDLQMLKMNHNELVSLPRDAFIHLKKLRSLRLNNNKLFTISEGTFDALISLSHLQIFSNPFACTCHMDWFRDWLPTTTISVPEKNLISCATPATFQRETIMNLPALKCAKPNVTIWSEPNIDYTTLFEGDALVLNCEYNGNPEPLVTWRIRSPAQELNMSFIADDSAQSRDRSLLSNNSVQIFNNGTLIISHLSTELEGDYSCSASNEFGTAADSLFVKVASSSEETSATDEITTALDDTARQPIQSITGMSVLDSASDPDLPITKTTAQSFKALLGTSKCGLKAKKIHISSHVLNGSSDDTNHYMFDFGVIALWVSETEATVRLNPLLIPRDKQANRTALENLRNASGITSRGLYLCVTTDHKDAPVLWSLVQEGLSTYLLSDLRPGTNYSLCLTYKGEDCEVQVLFTTKKKVPNLIIIISVSICLLTVSTVPLLGAMCFHLVYKYRSKTYKLILKARDQYQMERNRAANINITPLTESQRNINIEQLDEDDGATESLDGEKEADTEESVMTETATLSQSRGNLDDCEVGSDFSDRLPLGAEAVNITSN; encoded by the exons ATGAACAAACGACGGCAG gATCCGAAAATGGCTGCCAGAGTCGTGTACTTAACGATTGTGATCTCCACATTCTTCAACGCCTTACTTGGATGTCCGACAGTTTGTACCTGCTCAATCAAATTTGGATATTATTTTGCGGAATGCACCTACAGAGACTTGCTTGAAATCCCAACAGGCTTGCCTGGTAATGTCAACTCTGTTAGTTGCTCAGCAAACAAGATCCGTTCGGTACCACGAGGCATTTTTAGCAACGTCACCCAGATGATGTCGCTATGGATGGCCCACAATGAAATCGTCTCCGTCGAGCCCGGAAGCCTCGCGCCCATGTTTCTTCTACGCAACTTGGACATGAGCCATAATAAAATAGTGGACTTTCCATGGGGGGATCTGCAGAATCTCACCGACTTGCAGATGCTGAAGATGAACCACAACGAGTTGGTCAGTCTGCCCCGAGATGCCTTCATTCATCTAAAAAAACTGAGATCCCTTCGTCTTAACAATAACAAGTTATTTACGATATCTGAGGGGACATTTGATGCTTTGATTTCCCTGTCGCATTTACAGATCTTCAGCAATCCGTTTGCATGCACTTGTCACATGGACTGGTTTCGAGATTGGCTGCCAACGACGACCATCTCCGTCCCCGAAAAGAACTTGATCAGTTGCGCTACTCCAGCAACATTTCAACGAGAAACGATAATGAACTTACCGGCTCTAAAATGCGCAAAGCCGAACGTCACCATATGGAGCGAACCAAATATTGACTACACAACTTTGTTCGAGGGCGACGCTTTGGTCTTAAATTGTGAGTATAACGGAAATCCAGAGCCGCTGGTCACGTGGCGTATTCGCAGTCCAGCACAAGAACTGAACATGTCTTTTATAGCGGATGACTCAGCTCAGTCAAGAGACAGGTCCTTATTGTCAAACAATTCAGTCCAGATCTTTAATAACGGAACCCTTATCATCTCGCACCTCAGCACGGAGCTGGAAGGCGACTACAGCTGCTCTGCCTCAAATGAATTCGGCACTGCGGCAGACTCGCTTTTTGTCAAAGTGGCGTCTTCGTCAGAAGAAACGTCTGCAACGGACGAGATCACAACAGCTCTTGACGATACGGCACGACAACCAATTCAGTCAATAACTGGAATGTCTGTTTTGGATTCTGCATCTGACCCGGATTTGCCCATCACCAAGACCACCGCACAGTCTTTTAAAGCGTTATTGGGCACATCGAAATGCGGATTGAAAGCTAAAAAAATCCACATCTCAAGCCATGTCTTGAACGGGAGCTCGGACGACACAAATCACTACATGTTCGACTTTGGCGTCATCGCCCTGTGGGTGTCGGAAACGGAGGCAACCGTCCGACTCAACCCGCTTCTCATACCAAGAGACAAGCAGGCAAACCGGACTGCTTTGGAAAACCTTCGCAATGCCAGCGGAATCACTTCGCGAGGATTATATCTATGTGTTACCACTGACCACAAAGACGCCCCTGTGCTATGGTCTCTGGTTCAAGAGGGTCTCAGCACCTACCTTCTCAGCGATTTGCGGCCTGGGACGAACTACTCCCTGTGTTTGACCTATAAAGGGGAAGACTGTGAGGTGCAAGTGTTGTTCACCACCAAAAAGAAAGTCCCTAAtctgatcatcatcatctcagTCAGCATTTGCCTTCTGACCGTGTCCACTGTTCCTCTTCTCGGAGCGATGTGCTTCCACCTGGTGTACAAATACCGCAGCAAGACCTACAAGTTGATCCTAAAGGCCAGAGACCAGTACCAAATGGAGAGGAACCGGGCCGCCAACATCAACATCACACCGCTAACCGAGTCTCAGAGGAATATAAACATCGAGCAACTGGATGAAGACGACGGGGCGACCGAGAGTCTGGATGGAGAGAAGGAAGCGGATACGGAAGAAAGTGTCATGACCGAGACTGCCACTTTGTCTCAGTCGAGAGGGAATTTGGACGACTGCGAGGTTGGATCAGACTTCAGTGATAGACTTCCTTTGGGGGCCGAGGCTGTTAATATCACCAGCAATTAG